In the Streptomyces sp. NBC_00525 genome, one interval contains:
- a CDS encoding sugar ABC transporter permease, with translation MTTAPTSTARHSASRPAKVRLRGERSPLASTALHLTLIVASVVAVFPVLWVLLTSLKPAKYATTADFFKETTFENYTNLIENTKFLTWFGNSLIVAGLTTLAGVIISASTGYAVSRFRFPGKRGLMWTLLITQMFPVAVLIVPIYNIMASMGLLNKPSGLVITYLTISVPFCAWMMKGFFDTIPREIDESGQVDGLTPFGTFWRLILPLAKPGIAVTAFYSFITAWGEVAYASAFLVGEDNLTLAGGLQLFVNQYGAQWGPMTAASVLIAIPAALVFLFAQKHLVTGMSAGAVKG, from the coding sequence GTGACCACCGCACCCACCTCCACCGCGCGGCACTCCGCGTCCCGCCCCGCCAAGGTCCGGCTGCGCGGCGAGCGTTCGCCGCTGGCCTCCACGGCACTGCACCTGACGCTGATCGTCGCGTCCGTGGTCGCGGTGTTCCCCGTGCTGTGGGTCCTGCTGACCTCGCTGAAGCCCGCCAAGTACGCGACAACGGCTGACTTCTTCAAGGAAACGACCTTCGAGAACTACACGAACCTCATCGAGAACACGAAGTTCCTGACCTGGTTCGGCAACTCGCTGATCGTCGCGGGCCTCACCACCCTGGCCGGCGTCATCATCTCGGCCTCCACCGGCTACGCCGTCAGCCGCTTCCGGTTCCCCGGCAAGCGCGGGCTGATGTGGACGCTGCTGATCACCCAGATGTTCCCGGTCGCCGTCCTCATCGTGCCGATCTACAACATCATGGCGAGCATGGGTCTGCTCAACAAGCCGTCCGGCCTCGTCATCACCTACCTCACCATCTCGGTGCCGTTCTGCGCCTGGATGATGAAGGGCTTCTTCGACACCATCCCGCGCGAGATCGACGAGTCCGGGCAGGTGGACGGCCTCACCCCGTTCGGCACGTTCTGGCGGCTCATCCTGCCGCTGGCCAAGCCCGGCATCGCCGTCACCGCGTTCTACTCCTTCATCACCGCCTGGGGCGAGGTGGCGTACGCCTCCGCCTTCCTGGTCGGCGAGGACAACCTCACCCTCGCGGGCGGCCTCCAGCTGTTCGTCAACCAGTACGGCGCCCAGTGGGGCCCGATGACCGCCGCGTCCGTCCTGATCGCGATTCCCGCGGCCCTGGTGTTCCTGTTCGCGCAGAAGCACCTCGTCACCGGCATGTCCGCCGGAGCCGTCAAGGGCTGA
- a CDS encoding glycoside hydrolase family 13 protein: MTQHLAAPSTGTSDAAAGHPTGWWQDAVIYQVYPRSFADGNGDGMGDLAGVRGRLPYLKELGVDAVWLSPFYASPQADAGYDVADYRAIDPMFGSLLDADALIRDAHDLGLRIIVDLVPNHSSDQHEWFKRALAEGPGSALRDRYHFRPGKGDDGELPPNDWESIFGGPAWTRTTDPDGTPGEWYLHLFAPEQPDFNWEHPAVADEFRSILRFWLDMGVDGFRVDVAHGLVKAAGLPDLGTHDQLKLLGNDVMPFFDQDGVHEIYRSWRTILDEYPGDRIAVAEAWTPTVERTANYVRPDEMHQAFNFQYLATAWDATALREVIDTSLDAMRPVGAPTTWVLSNHDVTRHATRFANPAGLGTQIRTPGDRELGLRRARAATMLMLALPGSAYVYQGEELGLPDVTDLPDEARQDPSFFRADGQDGFRDGCRVPIPWTREGSSYGFGAGGSWLPQPAGWGELSVEAQTGAAGSTLELYRAAIAARRAHPGLGAGTDVRWLDAPEGLLAFARPGFVCTVNTTGAPVRVPAPGTLLLSSAPVETDGDTVELPADTTVWWTV, from the coding sequence ATGACCCAGCACCTCGCTGCCCCCTCCACCGGCACGTCCGACGCCGCCGCGGGCCACCCCACCGGCTGGTGGCAGGACGCGGTGATCTACCAGGTCTATCCGCGCAGCTTCGCCGACGGCAACGGCGACGGCATGGGCGACCTCGCAGGCGTACGCGGCAGACTCCCGTACCTCAAGGAGCTGGGCGTCGACGCGGTCTGGCTCAGCCCGTTCTACGCGTCCCCGCAGGCCGACGCCGGCTACGACGTCGCCGACTACCGGGCCATCGACCCGATGTTCGGCAGCCTGCTGGACGCCGACGCGCTGATCCGCGACGCCCACGACCTCGGGCTGCGGATCATCGTCGACCTGGTGCCCAACCACTCGTCCGACCAGCACGAGTGGTTCAAGCGCGCGCTCGCCGAGGGCCCCGGCTCCGCCCTGCGCGACCGCTACCACTTCCGCCCCGGCAAGGGCGACGACGGCGAACTCCCGCCCAACGACTGGGAGTCCATCTTCGGCGGCCCCGCCTGGACCCGGACCACCGACCCGGACGGCACCCCCGGCGAGTGGTACCTCCACCTCTTCGCGCCCGAGCAGCCCGACTTCAACTGGGAGCACCCGGCCGTCGCCGACGAGTTCCGCTCGATCCTGCGCTTCTGGCTCGACATGGGCGTCGACGGCTTCCGGGTGGACGTCGCCCACGGCCTCGTCAAGGCGGCCGGGCTGCCCGACCTCGGCACCCACGACCAGCTCAAGCTCCTCGGCAACGACGTCATGCCGTTCTTCGACCAGGACGGCGTGCACGAGATCTACCGCAGCTGGCGCACCATCCTCGACGAGTACCCCGGGGACAGGATCGCCGTCGCCGAGGCGTGGACGCCGACCGTCGAGCGCACCGCCAACTACGTGCGCCCCGACGAGATGCACCAGGCGTTCAACTTCCAGTACCTGGCCACCGCCTGGGACGCCACCGCGCTCCGCGAGGTCATCGACACCTCGCTCGACGCCATGCGGCCGGTCGGCGCCCCCACCACCTGGGTGCTCTCCAACCACGACGTCACCCGGCACGCCACCCGCTTCGCCAACCCGGCGGGCCTCGGCACCCAGATCCGCACCCCCGGCGACCGCGAGCTGGGCCTGCGCCGGGCCCGCGCGGCCACCATGCTGATGCTGGCGCTGCCCGGCTCCGCCTACGTCTACCAGGGCGAGGAGCTCGGCCTGCCCGACGTCACCGACCTGCCCGACGAGGCCCGCCAGGACCCGTCGTTCTTCCGGGCCGACGGCCAGGACGGCTTCCGCGACGGCTGCCGCGTCCCGATCCCGTGGACCCGCGAGGGCAGCAGCTACGGCTTCGGCGCCGGCGGCAGCTGGCTCCCGCAGCCGGCCGGCTGGGGCGAGCTGAGCGTCGAGGCGCAGACCGGCGCGGCCGGCTCCACGCTGGAGCTGTACCGGGCCGCGATCGCCGCCCGCCGGGCCCACCCCGGCCTCGGCGCGGGCACCGACGTGCGCTGGCTTGACGCCCCCGAGGGGCTGCTGGCCTTCGCCCGCCCCGGCTTCGTCTGCACCGTCAACACCACGGGCGCCCCGGTCCGCGTCCCCGCACCGGGCACGCTCCTGCTGTCCAGCGCCCCGGTCGAGACCGACGGCGACACGGTCGAGCTGCCGGCCGACACCACGGTGTGGTGGACGGTGTGA
- a CDS encoding LacI family DNA-binding transcriptional regulator, giving the protein MVDGVTTVPLPRSPGAGGALRLSDIAGQASVSEATVSRVLNGKPGVADTTRQRVLAALDILGYERPVRLRQRSAGLIGLVTPELTNPIFPAFAQSVEQVLAGHGYTPVLCTQLPGGATEDELVEQLVERGVGGIVFLSGLHADTSADPARYAALSERGVPFVLINGYNERISAPFVSPDDAAAVRMAVSHLAELGHRRVGLAIGPQRYVPSRRKRDAFVDAAVSVLGLDREEAELLVCSTLFSVEGGQVAAGALLDRGCTGMVCGSDLMALGVVRAARDRGLHVPRDVSVVGFDDSQLIAFTDPPLTTVRQPVQAMAAAAVGALLEEIGGSPVQRTEYVFQPELVVRGSTAALRGV; this is encoded by the coding sequence GTGGTGGACGGTGTGACGACCGTCCCCCTGCCGAGGAGCCCCGGCGCGGGCGGTGCGCTCAGGCTGTCGGACATCGCCGGCCAGGCGTCCGTCAGCGAGGCCACCGTCAGCCGGGTCCTCAACGGCAAGCCGGGCGTCGCGGACACCACGCGTCAGCGGGTGCTCGCGGCGCTCGACATCCTGGGCTACGAACGCCCCGTACGGCTGCGGCAGCGCAGCGCCGGGCTCATCGGGCTGGTCACCCCCGAGCTGACCAACCCGATCTTCCCGGCGTTCGCCCAGTCCGTGGAACAGGTGCTCGCCGGGCACGGCTACACGCCGGTGCTCTGCACCCAGCTGCCCGGCGGCGCCACCGAGGACGAACTCGTCGAGCAGCTGGTCGAACGCGGCGTCGGCGGGATCGTGTTCCTGTCCGGGCTGCACGCCGACACCTCCGCCGACCCGGCGCGCTACGCCGCGCTGAGCGAGCGCGGGGTGCCGTTCGTCCTGATCAACGGCTACAACGAGCGCATCAGCGCCCCGTTCGTCTCGCCGGACGACGCCGCCGCCGTGCGGATGGCGGTGAGCCATCTCGCCGAACTCGGCCACCGCCGGGTGGGCCTGGCCATAGGGCCGCAGCGCTATGTGCCCTCCCGCCGCAAGCGGGACGCCTTCGTGGACGCCGCAGTCTCGGTGCTCGGCCTGGACCGCGAGGAGGCCGAACTCCTGGTGTGCTCCACGCTGTTCAGCGTCGAGGGCGGCCAGGTCGCGGCCGGCGCGCTGCTCGACCGGGGCTGCACCGGCATGGTCTGCGGCAGCGACCTGATGGCGCTCGGCGTGGTCCGCGCGGCCCGCGACCGGGGGCTGCACGTGCCGCGTGACGTCTCGGTGGTCGGCTTCGACGACTCGCAGCTCATCGCGTTCACCGACCCGCCGCTGACCACGGTGCGCCAGCCGGTCCAGGCGATGGCGGCGGCCGCGGTGGGCGCGCTCCTGGAGGAGATCGGCGGCAGCCCCGTACAGCGCACGGAGTACGTCTTCCAGCCCGAACTGGTGGTACGCGGCTCCACGGCGGCACTGCGCGGCGTGTGA
- a CDS encoding Hsp70 family protein, whose amino-acid sequence MAVYGIDLGTTYSCVASVDDVGRPTVLRNLEGSDTTPSVVYFENEVQTVVGQSAKDAAVLDPEHVVRLIKRDMGESVVRTFHGRPFTPEEISARIVRKLADDARVSGGAEVRDVVITVPAYFGLAERDATRKAGEIAGLRVLDVVAEPIAAALDYGALDAATGGDRTVLVYDLGGGTFDTTVLTLRGTDLQVLCTDGAKELGGSDFDDRVVLHLVESFRAKFPDADDPLADQHSETQLRRDAEEAKKALSFRSHYTVRVMHQGLVAEIELTRELLEELTSDLLDRTVEITRRTLAVARERGVAHFDEVLLVGGASKMPAVTQRLHDAFGFDPQLHNPDLTVARGAALYALDRALYAISSGELRAADAPDVPDTGRITRQAYQVSTVASRGYGIRVLDVETDRAYVTHLVHANDSLPAAVNEDFYTVSDNQRRVHIQVMEQAGAVESEELDHNTVVAEGDLEIPPGKPARWPFACEFSLNGSGLLEVVATERETGKRLHLSVQIGGMTQNDVDEARTALAQERIA is encoded by the coding sequence ATGGCCGTCTACGGAATCGATCTCGGCACTACCTACTCCTGCGTCGCCAGCGTCGACGACGTCGGCCGGCCCACGGTGTTGCGGAACCTGGAGGGTTCCGACACCACTCCCTCCGTGGTGTACTTCGAGAACGAGGTCCAGACCGTCGTCGGTCAGAGCGCCAAGGACGCCGCGGTGCTGGATCCGGAGCACGTCGTCCGGCTGATCAAGCGGGACATGGGTGAGTCCGTGGTCCGCACCTTCCACGGCAGGCCCTTCACGCCCGAGGAAATCTCCGCGCGCATCGTGCGCAAGCTCGCCGACGACGCCCGGGTCAGCGGGGGCGCCGAGGTCCGGGACGTGGTCATCACCGTACCGGCCTATTTCGGGCTCGCGGAGCGGGATGCCACGCGCAAGGCGGGGGAGATCGCCGGCCTCCGGGTGCTGGACGTCGTCGCCGAGCCCATCGCCGCCGCGCTCGACTACGGGGCACTCGACGCCGCCACCGGGGGCGACCGGACCGTGCTCGTCTACGACCTGGGCGGCGGCACCTTCGACACCACCGTGCTGACCCTGCGCGGGACGGATTTGCAGGTCCTGTGCACCGACGGCGCCAAGGAGCTCGGCGGATCGGACTTCGACGACCGCGTCGTGCTGCACCTGGTGGAATCCTTCCGGGCCAAGTTCCCCGATGCCGACGACCCGTTGGCGGACCAGCATTCCGAGACCCAGTTGCGCCGGGATGCCGAGGAGGCGAAGAAGGCCCTCTCCTTCCGCTCGCACTACACGGTGCGCGTCATGCACCAGGGCCTGGTGGCCGAGATCGAGTTGACCCGGGAGTTGCTGGAAGAGCTCACCTCCGATCTCCTCGACCGGACGGTGGAGATCACCCGGCGCACCCTCGCCGTCGCCCGCGAACGAGGGGTCGCGCATTTCGACGAGGTGTTGCTGGTCGGCGGAGCGTCCAAGATGCCGGCCGTGACGCAGCGGCTGCACGACGCGTTCGGCTTCGACCCCCAGTTGCACAACCCTGATCTGACGGTGGCGCGCGGCGCCGCCCTGTACGCACTCGATCGTGCCCTTTACGCCATCAGCTCCGGTGAGTTGCGTGCCGCCGATGCCCCTGACGTCCCCGACACCGGCCGGATCACGCGGCAGGCATACCAGGTCTCGACCGTGGCCTCGCGCGGCTACGGCATCCGCGTGCTCGATGTCGAGACCGACCGCGCCTACGTCACGCACCTCGTCCACGCGAACGACAGTCTGCCGGCCGCGGTGAACGAGGACTTCTACACCGTCTCGGACAACCAGCGCCGGGTGCACATCCAGGTGATGGAACAGGCGGGCGCCGTCGAGTCCGAGGAGCTCGACCACAACACCGTGGTCGCCGAGGGGGATCTGGAGATCCCACCGGGCAAACCCGCCCGCTGGCCGTTCGCCTGTGAGTTCTCACTCAATGGCTCGGGCCTGCTCGAAGTGGTGGCTACGGAACGCGAGACGGGCAAGCGCCTCCATCTGTCCGTACAGATCGGCGGCATGACCCAGAACGACGTGGATGAGGCCCGTACGGCTCTGGCCCAGGAAAGGATCGCCTGA
- a CDS encoding nucleotide exchange factor GrpE, whose translation MAGTADSARLRKLWSELPFDGKGSTVSEPSAEAVAAETDGELRDLAAEFVAALTREQELAELREGVIERLHTEVEQLRRGEVEHALDVVRRPLIRLHDQIQRQAEVVDGPLSVEDLRTLLRALADETADALAATGVDRYVAQVGEAYDAGRHRPVGRIPAVSPEQDRTVGRAVSAGFEQGDRVVRKSEVVVTHWAP comes from the coding sequence ATGGCGGGAACGGCTGATTCGGCCCGGCTCCGGAAGCTATGGTCGGAACTACCTTTCGATGGGAAGGGGTCAACGGTGTCCGAGCCATCAGCTGAAGCGGTCGCAGCCGAGACAGACGGTGAACTGCGGGACTTGGCGGCGGAGTTCGTAGCCGCACTCACGCGCGAGCAGGAACTGGCCGAACTGCGTGAAGGTGTCATCGAGCGCCTGCACACAGAAGTGGAACAGCTGCGCCGCGGGGAGGTCGAGCACGCCCTCGACGTTGTACGCCGGCCGCTGATCCGCTTGCACGACCAGATCCAACGACAGGCTGAGGTGGTCGACGGCCCTTTGAGCGTCGAGGATCTGCGCACCCTGCTGCGCGCGCTCGCGGACGAGACCGCGGACGCACTGGCGGCCACCGGCGTCGACCGGTACGTGGCCCAGGTGGGCGAGGCCTACGACGCGGGGCGGCACCGTCCGGTCGGACGGATCCCCGCCGTGTCGCCGGAGCAGGACCGCACGGTCGGCCGGGCCGTCTCGGCGGGCTTCGAGCAGGGCGACCGAGTGGTGCGCAAGTCCGAGGTCGTCGTCACTCACTGGGCGCCCTGA
- a CDS encoding carbohydrate ABC transporter permease has product MAVHTSQSVVKAAGAESARGRSRGTGNPPPPGRLRRALSTHWYAWTMVAPVVIVIGVIIGYPLVRGVYLSLTDANERNVARSIGVNEMPATYKFVGLDNYTEALTGDQFLGTLGWTLVWTVSCVAITFALGLALANILNRKFAGRSAYRMALILPWAIPGFVSVFAWRFLYNEDRGLLNRILSGGGIDAVPWLDDPTWAKFSVIAVNVWLGVPFMMVALLGGLQSIPSEHYEAAEMDGATAWQRFRHVTMPGLRPVSTTVVLLSTIWTFNMFPVIFLLTRGGPGEATQILVTQAYKFSFEISPRDFAQSSTWGVLILVLLMVFAAIYRRVLRTQGDDW; this is encoded by the coding sequence ATGGCTGTCCACACCAGCCAGTCGGTGGTGAAGGCCGCGGGCGCCGAGAGCGCCCGCGGCCGGAGCCGCGGTACTGGTAACCCCCCGCCGCCCGGACGGCTCCGGCGGGCCCTGTCGACACACTGGTACGCCTGGACCATGGTGGCCCCGGTCGTCATCGTGATCGGCGTGATCATCGGGTACCCGCTCGTCCGCGGCGTCTACCTGTCGCTCACCGACGCCAACGAGCGCAACGTCGCCCGGTCCATCGGCGTCAACGAGATGCCCGCCACGTACAAGTTCGTGGGCCTGGACAACTACACCGAGGCGCTCACCGGCGACCAGTTCCTCGGCACGCTCGGGTGGACCCTGGTGTGGACGGTCTCCTGCGTGGCCATCACCTTCGCGCTGGGGCTGGCGCTCGCCAACATCCTCAACCGGAAGTTCGCCGGCCGGTCCGCCTACCGGATGGCGCTGATCCTGCCCTGGGCCATCCCCGGCTTCGTCTCCGTCTTCGCCTGGCGCTTCCTCTACAACGAGGACCGCGGGCTGCTCAACAGAATCCTCTCCGGCGGCGGCATCGACGCGGTGCCGTGGCTGGACGACCCCACCTGGGCGAAGTTCTCCGTCATCGCCGTCAACGTGTGGCTCGGCGTGCCGTTCATGATGGTCGCCCTCCTCGGCGGCCTCCAGTCCATCCCCAGCGAGCACTACGAGGCCGCCGAGATGGACGGCGCCACCGCCTGGCAGCGCTTCCGCCACGTCACCATGCCCGGACTGCGGCCGGTCTCCACGACGGTGGTCCTGCTCTCCACCATCTGGACCTTCAACATGTTCCCGGTGATCTTCCTGCTCACCCGCGGCGGACCCGGCGAGGCCACCCAGATCCTGGTCACCCAGGCGTACAAGTTCTCCTTCGAGATCAGCCCGCGCGACTTCGCGCAGTCCTCCACGTGGGGCGTGCTGATCCTCGTCCTTCTGATGGTCTTCGCCGCGATCTACCGGCGAGTCCTCCGCACGCAGGGAGACGACTGGTGA
- a CDS encoding TRAFAC clade GTPase domain-containing protein encodes MRRPELPARVRETAARLRPKAQKAREWIETVLKVLVMPVVLFWFCLAMLVFPAVGFAFYYVCGVLPRLIWRHVRSVWKLSEGGSPEVAVASDEPVRVPYLHRAGPRVFPALWQDAREAYAKEAASALTRDYELFTSIGRPRRRIEVFGDRCIGLIGCAYRGCWLLAIVLATAVLFLPALLLHLLVWTVLTDCFRLFCALCRTVDRAARGLTGAAGVCPHADCGRVVALPVRICPGCRARHRRLEPGRDGALHRVCRCGIRLPAAIMSGARRLDARCPHCSRPVLRDGHRTRVILVAGAPGSGRSVLVRSGLAQLIRRVRSLRGSVGGGVRGAAATGLFGLRGGRRSLVLLDPPGPAFAEQSQLDAVDGLHHAHGLVLVIDGPALTAVRRASTDEDRERILSVPQAAQEPGETAERVLRNVAALPAGRRPRRIAVVLTKTAALRRTSAGAGLADGDDAVRQWLVAAGAGNLVRLVEASAVPTRFLADDAGADGGTDLGGLLLWTAGVPATPRRLRFVPPLRLPRPVRMRRPAAARTGRARYALLLSHFAGLVALPLVLVLLQTSALPATALFGLPAAYDRWADPLPGFTHDRDLTEVHQGVSWPTFKASYSAPVTSPAGPRAGATGLWSTAGSPGAGEPGHSDWLEVDFGVPVPISRVELMLTGVDPDRLEIRTPDAAGKWVARPLEHDATDLTPHLTLDEITVGVTASAIRIVVPGTDRPAGVSIVTLRTWSPSSRLLRLRPSGSGLLLTSTANRAVTVDVRPPSLPPGWRAAPAGAPPHRVPARATVSAGLRLTAEADARPGPVRYAVRITEDGHTATAVCVAWLTPTASGPRAQPIVCDGG; translated from the coding sequence GTGAGGCGGCCCGAACTGCCGGCGCGTGTGCGCGAGACGGCGGCTAGGCTGCGTCCGAAGGCACAGAAGGCGCGTGAGTGGATCGAGACCGTCCTCAAGGTCCTGGTCATGCCTGTCGTCCTCTTCTGGTTCTGCCTCGCGATGCTTGTGTTCCCAGCGGTGGGTTTCGCCTTCTATTACGTCTGTGGGGTGCTGCCGCGACTGATCTGGCGTCATGTCCGCTCTGTGTGGAAGTTGTCCGAGGGCGGCTCGCCCGAAGTGGCGGTCGCGAGTGACGAGCCGGTCCGGGTCCCGTATCTGCACCGGGCCGGCCCGCGGGTGTTCCCGGCCCTGTGGCAGGACGCACGGGAGGCGTACGCCAAGGAGGCGGCGAGCGCGCTCACGCGCGATTACGAGCTGTTCACGTCGATCGGCCGCCCTCGCAGACGTATCGAGGTCTTCGGAGACCGGTGCATCGGCCTGATCGGGTGTGCCTACCGCGGCTGCTGGCTGCTGGCGATCGTCCTGGCGACGGCTGTGCTGTTCCTGCCGGCGCTGCTGCTCCACCTCCTGGTCTGGACCGTGTTGACGGACTGCTTCCGGCTCTTCTGCGCACTCTGCCGGACGGTCGACCGGGCCGCCCGCGGGCTGACCGGCGCCGCCGGCGTGTGCCCGCACGCCGATTGCGGGCGCGTCGTGGCCCTGCCCGTCAGGATCTGCCCCGGCTGCCGTGCGCGGCACCGGCGCCTCGAACCCGGACGCGACGGCGCCCTGCACCGCGTCTGCCGCTGCGGGATCCGGCTGCCCGCAGCCATCATGTCCGGCGCCCGGCGGCTGGACGCCCGGTGCCCGCACTGCTCCCGCCCCGTGCTGCGGGACGGTCACCGAACCCGTGTAATCCTCGTCGCCGGGGCGCCCGGTTCCGGGCGCAGCGTCCTCGTGCGCAGCGGGCTGGCACAACTGATCCGGCGGGTGCGGTCGCTGCGCGGAAGCGTCGGCGGCGGTGTGCGGGGTGCCGCCGCGACCGGCCTGTTCGGGCTGCGTGGTGGACGCCGTTCCCTCGTCCTGCTCGATCCGCCGGGGCCCGCCTTCGCCGAGCAGTCGCAGTTGGATGCCGTGGACGGTCTCCACCACGCCCACGGCCTGGTGCTGGTGATCGACGGGCCGGCGCTCACCGCCGTACGGCGCGCGTCGACCGACGAGGACCGGGAGCGGATCCTCTCGGTGCCGCAGGCCGCGCAGGAGCCTGGCGAAACCGCCGAACGCGTGCTGCGCAACGTCGCGGCCCTTCCCGCGGGCCGCCGACCGCGGCGCATCGCCGTCGTCCTGACGAAGACGGCCGCGCTCCGCCGTACCTCGGCGGGGGCGGGGCTCGCGGACGGCGACGACGCCGTCCGGCAGTGGCTGGTGGCCGCGGGGGCCGGGAACCTGGTCCGTCTTGTGGAGGCATCCGCGGTCCCCACTCGGTTTCTGGCCGACGACGCGGGAGCGGACGGGGGGACTGATCTCGGCGGACTGCTGCTGTGGACGGCCGGAGTCCCGGCGACTCCCCGGCGGCTCAGGTTCGTCCCACCGCTGCGCCTGCCGCGGCCGGTTCGCATGCGCCGTCCCGCCGCGGCCCGGACCGGACGCGCGCGTTACGCCCTGCTGCTCTCTCACTTCGCCGGCTTGGTGGCCCTCCCGTTGGTGCTCGTCCTGCTGCAGACCTCGGCCCTTCCGGCTACCGCGCTCTTCGGTCTGCCCGCAGCCTATGACCGCTGGGCCGATCCGCTGCCTGGATTCACTCACGATCGTGACCTGACGGAAGTCCACCAGGGCGTCTCGTGGCCCACGTTCAAGGCCAGCTACTCGGCCCCGGTAACCTCACCGGCCGGACCCCGGGCGGGGGCCACCGGACTGTGGTCGACGGCGGGCAGCCCCGGTGCGGGCGAACCAGGGCACTCGGACTGGCTGGAGGTCGACTTCGGCGTCCCGGTCCCGATCTCGCGCGTCGAACTGATGCTCACCGGGGTGGACCCCGACAGACTGGAGATCCGAACACCGGACGCCGCCGGCAAGTGGGTGGCCCGGCCCCTCGAACACGACGCCACCGACCTCACCCCGCATCTGACCCTGGACGAGATCACGGTCGGGGTGACCGCGTCGGCGATCAGGATCGTCGTTCCCGGGACCGACCGGCCCGCCGGGGTGAGCATCGTCACGCTGCGCACCTGGTCGCCCTCCAGCCGACTGCTCCGGCTGCGGCCCAGCGGGTCAGGCCTGCTGCTCACCAGCACGGCGAACCGGGCGGTGACCGTCGATGTCCGCCCGCCTTCGCTGCCACCGGGCTGGCGGGCCGCACCCGCCGGTGCTCCGCCGCACCGGGTCCCCGCGAGGGCCACCGTCTCCGCCGGCCTGCGCCTGACCGCCGAAGCCGACGCGCGCCCCGGTCCGGTGCGGTATGCGGTGCGCATCACCGAGGACGGGCACACGGCCACGGCCGTCTGTGTGGCGTGGCTGACGCCGACGGCCTCGGGGCCACGGGCGCAGCCGATCGTTTGCGACGGCGGCTGA
- a CDS encoding extracellular solute-binding protein, with protein MRRGITATALVAALALAATACGSDDDKSDSGSKSSGELSGTVTWWDTSTAGSEDKVFKKIAEGFEKLHPKVDVKYVNVPFGEAQNKFKNAAQAGSGAPDVIRSEVAWTPEFADLGYLAPLDGTPALQKQDDFLKQAAASTKYNGKTYAVPQVIDSMGVFYNKKMFKEAGVEVPTTIAELKTVSKKIKDKTGKTGLYLRGDDAYYFLSFLYGEGGDMVNAADKAVTIDDAAGVKAMKVVKDLVDSGAAKTDATDGWENMMASFKDGDVAMMINGPWAVADTYTGKAFADKANLGVAPVPAGSVAQGAPQGGHNLAVYAGSKNLDASYAFVDYMTSVKSQAQVAKEINLLPTRTSAYAQESVVDNEIVGFFKPVVESAVERPWIPEGGSLFAPLVTEYTKVLTGQTSPEKAVKATGDSYRKLLKGWK; from the coding sequence ATGCGACGTGGCATAACGGCCACCGCCCTGGTCGCGGCCCTGGCGCTCGCGGCGACCGCCTGCGGCAGCGATGACGACAAGTCCGACAGCGGTTCCAAGAGCTCGGGCGAGCTCTCCGGCACCGTGACGTGGTGGGACACCTCCACGGCGGGCAGCGAGGACAAGGTCTTCAAGAAGATCGCCGAGGGCTTCGAGAAGCTGCACCCGAAGGTCGACGTCAAGTACGTCAACGTGCCCTTCGGTGAGGCGCAGAACAAGTTCAAGAACGCGGCGCAGGCGGGCTCCGGCGCCCCCGACGTGATCCGCTCCGAGGTGGCGTGGACCCCCGAGTTCGCGGACCTCGGCTACCTGGCCCCGCTGGACGGCACCCCCGCCCTGCAGAAGCAGGACGACTTCCTGAAGCAGGCCGCCGCGTCCACCAAGTACAACGGCAAGACGTACGCGGTGCCGCAGGTGATCGACTCCATGGGCGTCTTCTACAACAAGAAGATGTTCAAGGAGGCCGGCGTCGAGGTGCCCACCACCATCGCCGAGCTGAAGACCGTCTCCAAGAAGATCAAGGACAAGACCGGCAAGACCGGTCTGTACCTGCGCGGCGACGACGCCTACTACTTCCTGTCCTTCCTCTACGGCGAGGGCGGCGACATGGTCAACGCCGCCGACAAGGCCGTCACCATCGACGACGCGGCCGGCGTCAAGGCCATGAAGGTCGTCAAGGACCTGGTCGACTCGGGCGCCGCCAAGACGGACGCCACGGACGGCTGGGAGAACATGATGGCGTCCTTCAAGGACGGCGACGTCGCGATGATGATCAACGGCCCGTGGGCCGTCGCCGACACCTACACCGGCAAGGCGTTCGCCGACAAGGCCAACCTGGGCGTCGCCCCGGTCCCGGCCGGTTCCGTCGCCCAGGGCGCCCCGCAGGGCGGTCACAACCTGGCCGTCTACGCCGGGTCCAAGAACCTGGACGCCTCCTACGCCTTCGTCGACTACATGACCTCCGTCAAGTCGCAGGCCCAGGTCGCCAAGGAGATCAACCTCCTGCCGACCCGTACCTCCGCCTACGCCCAGGAGTCGGTCGTCGACAACGAGATCGTCGGCTTCTTCAAGCCGGTCGTCGAGAGCGCCGTCGAGCGCCCCTGGATTCCGGAGGGCGGCAGCCTCTTCGCCCCGCTGGTGACCGAGTACACCAAGGTCCTGACCGGTCAGACCAGCCCGGAGAAGGCGGTCAAGGCGACCGGCGACTCCTACCGCAAGCTCCTCAAGGGCTGGAAGTAA